A single genomic interval of Haloterrigena salifodinae harbors:
- a CDS encoding cytochrome d ubiquinol oxidase subunit II, with product MTESLSATEPVLAATSAYLVESLPELWFGLVVATFGVYLLLDGFDFGVGVLFAEADETERRQFLAAFGPLWKANEVWLVLFGTVLFAGFPAAYAAILGRYYLAVFALLLALGLRGLGSKFRGERDDERWVRFWDRCFVVGSAAAPFLLGAFAASWALGEPSVIAVVPLLAGAATVALVTALGAAFLCVKLESPIRDRLVRRGRAATAGYVALGTVTLVASVIRYPALRSEIQSVPMGGLCIGTIACAGIAVAAATGNRYRWFAVATAGLAVAFAAFIGVLLYPAVDPATGTTIADAVAAPLSLNLTTGFAVIFLPLIGTYFVVLYSLFDDPASDSGQYQHG from the coding sequence ATGACTGAGTCGCTTTCGGCGACCGAACCGGTGCTAGCGGCGACGTCAGCGTACCTCGTCGAGTCGTTACCGGAGCTGTGGTTCGGACTCGTCGTCGCGACGTTCGGCGTGTACCTCCTGCTCGACGGCTTCGACTTCGGCGTCGGCGTCCTGTTCGCCGAAGCCGACGAGACCGAACGGCGGCAATTCCTCGCCGCGTTCGGGCCGCTGTGGAAGGCCAACGAAGTCTGGCTCGTCCTGTTCGGGACCGTGCTCTTCGCCGGCTTCCCGGCGGCGTACGCCGCGATCCTGGGGCGGTACTATCTCGCAGTCTTTGCGCTCCTGCTGGCACTCGGCCTCCGCGGACTGGGTTCGAAATTCCGGGGGGAGCGCGACGACGAGCGATGGGTTCGGTTCTGGGACCGCTGCTTCGTCGTCGGGAGCGCCGCCGCGCCGTTTCTCCTCGGTGCATTCGCCGCGAGTTGGGCGCTCGGCGAACCGTCCGTAATTGCTGTCGTCCCGCTACTCGCCGGCGCCGCTACCGTCGCACTCGTGACGGCCCTCGGCGCGGCGTTTCTCTGCGTGAAACTCGAGTCCCCGATTCGCGATCGGCTCGTTCGCCGCGGACGTGCGGCGACGGCGGGGTACGTCGCGCTGGGCACGGTGACGCTCGTCGCGTCAGTTATTCGGTATCCCGCGCTCCGGTCGGAAATCCAGTCGGTCCCGATGGGCGGACTCTGTATCGGTACGATCGCGTGTGCCGGCATCGCCGTCGCGGCTGCAACCGGAAACCGCTACCGGTGGTTCGCGGTCGCGACGGCCGGGCTTGCAGTCGCGTTCGCCGCATTCATCGGCGTCCTGCTGTATCCCGCGGTCGATCCCGCGACCGGAACGACGATCGCCGACGCGGTCGCCGCGCCGCTCTCCCTCAACCTCACGACCGGATTCGCGGTCATCTTCCTCCCGCTCATCGGCACGTACTTCGTCGTTCTGTACTCGCTGTTCGACGATCCGGCGAGCGACAGCGGCCAGTACCAGCACGGGTAA
- a CDS encoding biotin transporter BioY produces MATNRETVDLVDGDVVRQFARAAVLAALVGASIFVTIPYPFSPAPITLQVLFVFLAGLVLGPVWGAVSMLLYLTAGAAGLPVFSGMEAGFGPLVGNTAGYLWSYPLAAALIGAVVHRGTDLRNPADVPLPIVVAALVAATILIYAMGTAYAAWLQALEPWEAITVYALHFVPAELVKMVAAIAIVESGRLEPVGS; encoded by the coding sequence ATGGCAACGAATCGAGAGACGGTCGATCTCGTCGACGGGGACGTCGTCCGGCAGTTCGCTCGCGCGGCGGTGCTGGCGGCGCTGGTGGGGGCGTCGATATTCGTGACGATCCCGTATCCGTTTTCGCCGGCGCCGATCACGCTGCAGGTCCTGTTCGTCTTTCTCGCCGGCCTCGTCTTGGGGCCGGTCTGGGGAGCCGTCTCGATGCTCCTCTACCTGACCGCCGGCGCGGCCGGCCTCCCGGTCTTTTCGGGGATGGAGGCCGGATTTGGCCCCCTCGTCGGAAATACCGCGGGCTACCTCTGGTCGTACCCGCTCGCGGCGGCGCTGATCGGCGCCGTCGTTCACCGGGGCACGGACCTCCGAAATCCCGCCGACGTCCCCCTGCCGATCGTCGTCGCCGCGCTCGTCGCCGCGACGATCCTCATCTACGCCATGGGGACGGCGTACGCGGCCTGGCTTCAGGCCCTCGAGCCCTGGGAGGCGATCACCGTCTACGCGCTCCATTTCGTTCCCGCCGAACTGGTCAAGATGGTCGCCGCGATCGCGATCGTCGAGAGCGGGCGACTCGAGCCGGTCGGATCGTGA
- a CDS encoding energy-coupling factor ABC transporter ATP-binding protein, translating to MIEFRSVTYAFDEVPVLEDVSLTIGDGEFVVLAGANGSGKTTLLRHCNGLVTPDAGEVLIDGTPVTENLVAARSSVGMVFQHPRDQFVAATIGADVAFGPENLGLERTEIDRRVADALEAVNMAGREDERIDALSGGEQSRVAIAGALAMEPTHLVLDEPFTGLDDPARRSVLSRLEALSADGTGILLATHDLRDVLDLTDRVVAMRDGAVAVDDSPDRALEALSAFEVRVPDS from the coding sequence ATGATCGAGTTTCGCTCCGTTACCTACGCTTTCGACGAGGTCCCGGTCCTCGAGGACGTCTCGCTGACCATCGGCGACGGCGAGTTCGTCGTCCTCGCGGGTGCCAACGGGAGCGGCAAGACGACTCTGCTGCGCCACTGTAACGGGCTGGTGACACCCGACGCGGGGGAAGTACTGATCGACGGGACCCCGGTCACCGAGAATCTCGTCGCCGCTCGCTCGAGCGTCGGCATGGTCTTCCAGCACCCGCGCGACCAGTTCGTCGCCGCGACGATCGGCGCCGACGTCGCCTTCGGCCCCGAGAACCTCGGCCTCGAGCGCACCGAGATCGACCGCCGCGTGGCCGACGCCCTCGAGGCCGTCAACATGGCCGGCCGCGAGGACGAGCGGATCGACGCGCTCTCGGGAGGCGAACAGTCCCGCGTGGCCATCGCCGGCGCGCTCGCGATGGAACCCACGCACCTCGTCTTAGACGAACCGTTCACCGGGTTGGACGATCCGGCCCGCCGATCCGTCCTCTCGCGACTCGAGGCGCTCTCGGCGGACGGAACCGGAATCCTGCTCGCGACCCACGACCTCCGAGACGTGCTCGACCTGACTGACCGCGTCGTCGCCATGCGGGACGGCGCAGTCGCCGTCGATGACTCGCCCGACCGCGCGCTCGAGGCGCTGTCGGCGTTCGAGGTTCGAGTGCCCGATAGCTGA
- a CDS encoding DUF3006 family protein has translation MTERYTAVLDRIVDGETAVLLLEDDGTVVDERVLDVDRLPENGRHEGAVFDVELADDDSLEADDDGPETNDDDLETMSYRPSLERDRREEAQDRFDRLSERLSDE, from the coding sequence ATGACCGAGCGCTACACCGCGGTCCTCGATCGGATCGTCGACGGCGAGACGGCCGTACTCCTGCTCGAGGACGACGGGACGGTGGTCGACGAGCGCGTCCTCGATGTAGATCGGCTGCCCGAGAACGGTCGTCACGAGGGCGCCGTCTTCGACGTCGAACTCGCGGACGACGACAGTCTCGAGGCGGACGATGATGGTCCCGAGACAAACGACGATGACCTCGAGACGATGAGCTATCGCCCGTCGCTCGAGCGGGATCGACGGGAAGAGGCTCAGGATCGGTTCGATCGCCTCTCTGAGCGACTCTCCGACGAGTAG
- a CDS encoding DUF7557 family protein yields MPSVELEEETIERLEALRVDDESYDELINELINIYETSEYTLFHAGD; encoded by the coding sequence ATGCCATCCGTCGAACTCGAGGAGGAGACGATCGAACGGCTGGAGGCGCTGCGCGTCGACGACGAGTCCTACGACGAACTCATCAACGAACTCATCAACATCTACGAGACCAGCGAGTACACGCTCTTTCACGCCGGCGACTGA
- a CDS encoding DUF7545 family protein — MTEEVDTTTFEISADDGTTDEVTVPTGLLDLVAEGDQTDAETVGDVTLLSFASRAHHIVHHGEESDEELEAQESRIMDLFEERFGVTYGEATGHQH; from the coding sequence ATGACCGAGGAAGTCGACACGACGACCTTCGAGATCAGCGCCGACGACGGTACCACCGACGAAGTCACGGTCCCCACCGGACTCCTCGACCTCGTGGCGGAAGGCGACCAGACCGACGCCGAAACGGTCGGCGACGTCACCCTGCTGTCCTTCGCCAGCCGCGCCCACCACATCGTCCACCACGGCGAGGAGTCGGACGAGGAACTCGAGGCCCAGGAGTCACGTATCATGGACCTGTTCGAGGAACGTTTCGGCGTGACCTACGGCGAAGCGACCGGCCACCAGCACTAA
- a CDS encoding OsmC family protein: protein MAKQVTTVSEEGYSATNEIREFETTIDANGEDAPDTLEALLAAYGSCYVPALRVGGQQRDAGDLGTIEIDITGELNDDDKLESVQFDVRVEADVDEDTGEEVIERAFELCKVHDALKDSLHAETSFEGNAV from the coding sequence ATGGCGAAGCAGGTTACCACCGTCTCCGAGGAGGGTTACAGTGCCACGAACGAAATCCGAGAGTTCGAAACGACTATCGACGCCAACGGGGAGGACGCACCGGACACGCTCGAGGCGCTGCTGGCCGCGTACGGCTCCTGTTACGTCCCGGCGCTGCGCGTCGGCGGGCAACAGCGCGACGCGGGCGACCTCGGGACGATCGAGATCGACATCACGGGCGAACTGAACGACGACGACAAACTCGAGTCCGTCCAATTCGACGTCCGCGTCGAGGCCGACGTCGACGAGGACACGGGCGAGGAGGTCATCGAGCGCGCCTTCGAACTCTGCAAGGTCCACGACGCGCTGAAGGACAGCCTCCACGCGGAGACGAGTTTCGAGGGGAACGCGGTCTAG
- a CDS encoding gamma carbonic anhydrase family protein — protein MLRSFDGTEPQVADSAYVDEAAVVIGDVLVEAEASVWPNTTLRGDHGRIVVGEGANVQDNAVLHEDAALESYATVGHSAIVHDATVGERALVGMNATVLDGARVGEGAVVAAGSVVTEETEVPPSTLVAGVPAEPKTEIDDPHLEATADRYVELSRRYAESSERLD, from the coding sequence ATGTTACGATCGTTCGACGGAACGGAGCCGCAGGTCGCCGACTCGGCGTACGTCGACGAGGCCGCGGTCGTCATCGGCGACGTCCTCGTCGAGGCGGAGGCGAGCGTCTGGCCGAACACGACGCTGCGGGGCGATCACGGTCGGATCGTCGTCGGCGAGGGGGCCAACGTCCAGGACAACGCCGTCCTCCACGAGGACGCCGCACTCGAGTCCTACGCGACGGTCGGCCACAGCGCGATCGTCCACGACGCGACCGTCGGCGAGCGCGCGCTGGTCGGAATGAACGCGACCGTCCTTGACGGCGCTCGCGTCGGCGAGGGCGCCGTCGTCGCGGCCGGCAGCGTCGTCACCGAGGAAACCGAGGTGCCGCCGTCGACGCTCGTCGCCGGCGTGCCCGCCGAGCCGAAAACCGAGATCGACGACCCCCACCTCGAGGCGACGGCCGACCGGTACGTCGAACTCTCGCGGCGGTACGCCGAATCATCCGAACGGCTCGACTGA
- a CDS encoding ComEC/Rec2 family competence protein translates to MRRHRGLAVVSVVGLVLLSGCLVGFVPSDGAEDAGGDVDGDLEIHHIDVGQGDSTLLVTPDGETVLIDTGIWQADGQGVIDYLEGEGIERIDHLVTTHGHADHIGGHAAVIEHFEEQGEGVGAVYDPGVTSTSATYEGYLDAIEEHDVRLFEVVAGDRLPLEDESVDATVLNPPDDDGGSIDAYSTVLSVEYGEFSYLTTGDVERGAEQRLVDERGDALAADAYQAGHHGSSTSSSAPFLDAVDPEIAVISSALDSQYGHPHDEVLEAFADRGVETYWTGVHGDIVLETDGEEVAVTPETEGPTDPAALLERKEQAQSASESLSEPSPTQPPSEQSPSHAGPSIQPQATLERPLAPVVDGAAPRIPAR, encoded by the coding sequence ATGCGACGCCACCGCGGTCTCGCGGTCGTCTCAGTCGTCGGACTGGTACTCCTGTCGGGCTGTCTGGTCGGCTTCGTCCCGAGCGACGGCGCCGAGGACGCCGGCGGGGACGTCGATGGCGACCTCGAGATCCACCACATCGACGTGGGACAGGGCGACTCGACGCTGCTGGTCACGCCCGACGGCGAGACGGTGTTAATTGATACGGGGATCTGGCAGGCTGACGGGCAGGGTGTCATCGACTACCTCGAGGGCGAGGGCATCGAGCGGATCGATCACCTCGTCACGACCCACGGCCACGCCGACCACATCGGTGGTCACGCGGCCGTTATCGAGCACTTCGAGGAGCAAGGCGAGGGCGTCGGCGCGGTCTACGACCCCGGCGTTACGTCCACGAGCGCCACGTACGAAGGCTACCTCGACGCGATCGAGGAGCACGACGTCAGACTCTTCGAGGTCGTCGCGGGCGATCGATTACCCCTCGAGGACGAGTCGGTCGACGCGACCGTACTGAATCCGCCCGATGACGACGGGGGGAGTATCGACGCCTACAGCACCGTTCTCAGCGTCGAGTACGGGGAATTCTCGTATCTGACGACGGGCGATGTCGAGCGCGGAGCCGAGCAGCGATTGGTCGACGAACGCGGCGACGCCCTCGCGGCCGACGCCTATCAGGCCGGTCACCACGGTTCTTCGACCTCCTCGAGTGCGCCGTTCCTCGATGCCGTCGACCCCGAAATCGCGGTGATCTCGAGCGCGCTCGACTCCCAGTACGGTCACCCCCACGACGAGGTGCTCGAAGCCTTCGCCGATCGCGGCGTCGAGACCTACTGGACTGGCGTTCACGGTGACATCGTCCTCGAGACCGACGGCGAGGAGGTCGCGGTGACGCCCGAGACCGAGGGCCCGACTGATCCGGCGGCGCTGCTCGAGCGAAAGGAGCAGGCCCAGTCGGCGTCGGAATCGCTGTCGGAGCCGTCGCCCACCCAACCGCCGTCCGAACAATCACCGTCGCACGCAGGGCCGTCGATCCAGCCGCAAGCGACACTCGAGCGGCCGCTCGCACCGGTGGTTGATGGTGCCGCACCGCGTATCCCAGCCCGATGA
- a CDS encoding energy-coupling factor transporter transmembrane component T family protein, whose amino-acid sequence MLTYDPDDTLAHRLDPRSKLAVQLGFAATALAHTSPRALVALTTVAAAILLAARVPLRETLSAYRFALLFLSLAPVLAALTFGPPWIDLADGLASARASYRVLLVLFVSAAYVRSTTVRDSRAAIQRTVPGKPGQLLGIGVALVFRFLPVLQADLRTISDAMAARLGDQRSAVDRASTLGLLGLSRAFDRADRLALAMQARCFAWNPTLPALSLSRLDYPALVVAVVLALSALL is encoded by the coding sequence ATGCTCACCTACGACCCCGACGACACGCTCGCCCACCGGCTCGATCCCCGCTCGAAGCTGGCCGTCCAACTCGGATTCGCCGCGACCGCGCTGGCACATACGAGCCCGCGGGCGCTGGTCGCGCTCACCACCGTCGCCGCGGCGATCCTGCTCGCCGCTCGCGTCCCGCTCCGCGAGACGTTGTCTGCCTATCGCTTTGCCCTGCTCTTCCTCTCGCTCGCGCCGGTGCTCGCGGCGCTCACGTTCGGTCCGCCCTGGATCGACCTCGCGGACGGCCTCGCCTCTGCGCGGGCGAGCTACCGCGTCCTGCTCGTCCTGTTCGTCAGCGCCGCGTACGTCCGCTCGACGACGGTCCGGGACTCTCGAGCCGCGATCCAGCGGACGGTTCCCGGGAAACCGGGCCAGCTCCTCGGGATCGGCGTCGCGCTCGTCTTCCGGTTCCTGCCGGTCCTGCAGGCCGACCTGCGAACGATCAGCGACGCGATGGCGGCCCGACTGGGCGACCAGCGAAGCGCCGTCGACCGCGCGAGTACGCTGGGACTGCTGGGCCTCTCGCGGGCGTTCGACCGGGCCGATCGCCTCGCGCTCGCTATGCAGGCGCGGTGTTTCGCCTGGAATCCAACCCTGCCCGCGCTGTCGCTCTCGCGACTCGACTATCCCGCCCTCGTCGTCGCCGTCGTGCTCGCGCTATCGGCGTTACTGTAG
- a CDS encoding DUF5799 family protein: MSDSPWTDRIVGARMTVDQEFSSRIVDSQFSNQQWSLIMTATEFEIEDADDPDRARLVADTEQVEQIIPELENVPSGGMGAMGGPGAGGGNQNGSSGGVFDSIMGALGLGGDGGDDHAEKLRAAEKLTQEYAEKLQSHLESKGRWQSVRKAAAADD, translated from the coding sequence ATGAGCGACTCACCGTGGACGGACCGGATCGTCGGCGCCCGAATGACCGTCGATCAGGAGTTCTCCTCGCGGATCGTCGACTCGCAGTTTTCCAACCAGCAGTGGAGTCTGATCATGACCGCGACGGAGTTCGAGATCGAAGACGCCGACGATCCCGACCGTGCGCGGCTCGTCGCCGACACCGAGCAGGTCGAGCAGATCATCCCCGAACTCGAGAACGTCCCCAGCGGCGGCATGGGCGCGATGGGCGGCCCGGGTGCGGGCGGCGGCAACCAGAACGGTTCGTCGGGCGGCGTCTTCGACTCGATCATGGGCGCGCTCGGGCTGGGCGGCGACGGCGGCGACGACCACGCCGAAAAGTTACGCGCGGCCGAGAAGCTCACCCAGGAGTACGCGGAAAAGCTCCAGTCCCACCTCGAGTCGAAGGGACGCTGGCAGTCGGTTCGGAAGGCCGCGGCCGCGGACGACTAG
- a CDS encoding DUF7282 domain-containing protein translates to MNRSRGAAVAVLAVAALLVTSVVALPLLGGGIVPFEGGESAPGEGNGRTAGIAAADSATASQDDGSGSANATAADAADREPVRASQSGGDGELVSFDSAAESAATDAEATTDADASASLAQEQTTAVEAGVDEGIELAQQQGIEVTQEQRATAVEAASRSAAQHQAADAEQIQAATAGAVHGSLIQSQDAEIEQIQSAVGGATDGALTQSQTVSADQMQSATWGATHGALAQKQHADVDQIQVATRGAAAGACREAGDSDVRDHPKTQEAAQGAAYGVLEQYQKITVEQRQRITLEHVQHAAAGASAGALEGSVPAALAGEQSQEVDVEQRQRVNIKQVQKAATGAAKGALVQRQAVSVEQTQAAARGAGRGALTQIQTVSVEQVQRISISQIQEASFGAAKGAIYQSQSATVEQIQAAADGAAGGVLVQHQEISITQIQYAAVGASQGAIESAVQYQIAEIEQIQAAAFGAGEGAVLQQQVVDVTQIQRLASGGASGALSQSQEATVEQIQVAASSATQETARVVQYQRISVTQLQVLTQETASEATAYAVQQETADATEIRQFVEDDAEDRADEIDELEGTASITFADRESDGETVTVDELDLSEGGFVAVYAADAVADPGAVLGTSSALEAGSHSDVEIDLEEPIEEDQPLTAVVHHDTNDDGAFEYGDTDGAEDVPYVTDAGVPVLDTAFVSVGDEPQVPQEPQEPQEPAEPNATLSVSDQTGDGENLTVDEASATVDYAVTASANGTAAESQSFEANETVTDLELEFDSPLSENATVDVAVTDDNGTALVNESVEYTVDDAPDEPAEPNESAATLNVSDQTGDGETLVVDEANATVDYRLTATDENGTQRGESDLFEANETAEFESLDLEPPLSENATLEVAVTDENGTALANESVEYTVDGDPATFEATFPGCSQAEVTGSFEAGDRIIVGTAFYESGGFGNSMGEYAITVGEDLEAPFEGTITYETGDDFTVAETADGATVTVPEGDTGAVITGFASPEATPGSIDYLNPNASECLEEIRPERPNISVVETTPTEDGIAVTFEYENPNEESLVAGSEFVEGTTDDEPPSELEPGNDSFTVDWTPETDDERLVWEVDMSNYDYEEPLTAQTEPAGEIDSSEPTDPAAFTVSIAGTNAPVEAGETLVVDANLENTGGENGTQDVELAIDGAVVNETPVSLAPTESELVTLTAETITLEPGEYPVAVSSENETAETTVTIEEAEAAETPTGAESTADGPADAEPTADADEQPANATAEQPTEEQRTSEDTVSAESAGSEPTTDGSPTESEPEAPTGTETTESPAGTDEPSVSDGAGSGADANGSAVATE, encoded by the coding sequence ATGAATCGGTCTCGAGGCGCGGCCGTAGCGGTGCTCGCCGTCGCCGCGCTGCTGGTCACGAGCGTAGTGGCACTTCCGCTGCTCGGCGGCGGTATCGTCCCGTTCGAGGGCGGCGAGAGCGCTCCCGGGGAGGGAAACGGCAGAACGGCCGGTATCGCCGCTGCAGACAGTGCAACCGCCAGTCAAGACGACGGCAGCGGGAGTGCGAACGCCACTGCCGCGGATGCGGCGGATCGTGAACCGGTGCGTGCGAGTCAATCGGGCGGAGACGGCGAGTTAGTGTCGTTCGACTCCGCGGCCGAATCGGCCGCGACCGACGCGGAGGCGACCACCGACGCCGACGCGAGCGCCTCGCTCGCACAGGAACAGACGACGGCCGTCGAGGCCGGCGTCGACGAGGGGATCGAACTGGCCCAGCAGCAGGGCATCGAGGTAACCCAGGAACAGCGCGCGACGGCCGTCGAGGCCGCCAGCCGGTCGGCGGCCCAGCATCAGGCGGCCGACGCCGAGCAGATTCAGGCGGCGACGGCCGGCGCGGTCCACGGTTCGCTGATCCAGTCTCAGGATGCCGAGATCGAACAGATCCAGTCCGCGGTCGGTGGCGCAACCGACGGCGCGCTCACCCAGTCGCAGACGGTCTCAGCGGACCAGATGCAGAGCGCGACGTGGGGAGCGACCCACGGCGCGCTCGCCCAGAAACAGCACGCCGACGTCGACCAGATTCAGGTCGCCACGCGCGGGGCCGCGGCGGGGGCGTGCCGGGAAGCGGGCGATAGCGACGTTCGGGATCACCCGAAGACCCAGGAGGCCGCGCAGGGGGCGGCCTACGGCGTCCTCGAGCAGTACCAGAAGATCACCGTCGAACAGCGCCAGCGGATCACGCTCGAGCACGTCCAGCACGCGGCGGCCGGCGCGTCCGCGGGGGCACTCGAGGGGAGCGTCCCCGCAGCCCTCGCAGGCGAACAGAGCCAGGAGGTCGACGTCGAGCAGCGCCAGCGCGTGAACATCAAGCAGGTGCAGAAGGCCGCCACCGGCGCCGCGAAGGGTGCGCTCGTCCAGCGGCAGGCGGTCTCCGTCGAGCAGACCCAGGCCGCGGCTCGCGGGGCCGGCAGGGGAGCGCTGACGCAGATCCAGACCGTCAGCGTCGAACAGGTCCAGCGGATCTCGATCAGCCAGATTCAGGAGGCCTCGTTCGGCGCCGCCAAAGGGGCGATCTATCAGAGCCAGTCGGCCACGGTCGAGCAGATCCAGGCGGCGGCCGACGGGGCCGCGGGCGGCGTGTTGGTCCAACACCAGGAGATTTCGATCACCCAGATCCAGTACGCCGCGGTCGGCGCGTCTCAGGGAGCGATCGAGTCGGCGGTCCAGTACCAGATCGCCGAGATCGAACAGATTCAGGCCGCCGCGTTCGGCGCCGGCGAGGGAGCGGTGCTCCAGCAACAGGTCGTCGACGTCACGCAGATCCAGCGGCTGGCGTCCGGCGGTGCCAGCGGCGCACTGAGTCAGTCTCAAGAGGCGACCGTCGAACAGATCCAGGTCGCCGCCAGCAGCGCCACGCAGGAGACGGCCCGCGTCGTCCAGTACCAGCGGATCAGCGTCACGCAACTACAGGTCCTGACCCAGGAGACTGCATCCGAGGCCACCGCGTACGCGGTCCAGCAGGAGACCGCCGACGCGACCGAGATCCGGCAGTTCGTCGAGGACGACGCCGAGGATCGCGCTGACGAGATCGACGAACTCGAGGGAACGGCGTCGATCACGTTCGCCGACCGGGAGAGCGACGGCGAGACGGTCACCGTCGACGAACTCGATCTCTCGGAGGGCGGCTTCGTCGCGGTCTACGCGGCCGACGCCGTCGCCGATCCGGGCGCCGTGCTCGGAACCTCGAGCGCCCTCGAGGCCGGGAGCCACTCCGACGTCGAGATCGACCTCGAGGAGCCGATCGAGGAGGACCAGCCCCTTACCGCGGTGGTCCACCACGATACGAACGACGACGGAGCGTTCGAGTACGGCGACACCGACGGGGCGGAGGACGTCCCGTACGTCACCGACGCCGGCGTGCCGGTGCTCGACACGGCGTTCGTCTCGGTCGGCGACGAGCCGCAGGTGCCACAAGAGCCCCAAGAACCGCAGGAACCGGCCGAGCCGAACGCGACGCTCTCAGTGAGCGATCAGACCGGCGACGGCGAGAACCTGACCGTCGACGAAGCGAGCGCGACCGTCGACTACGCGGTGACGGCGTCGGCTAACGGAACCGCGGCCGAGAGCCAGTCGTTCGAGGCCAACGAGACGGTGACGGACCTCGAACTCGAGTTCGATTCGCCGCTCTCCGAGAACGCGACGGTCGACGTCGCCGTCACCGACGACAACGGCACGGCGCTGGTGAACGAATCCGTCGAGTACACGGTCGACGACGCTCCGGACGAACCGGCTGAGCCGAACGAATCGGCGGCCACGCTCAACGTGTCGGACCAGACGGGCGACGGCGAGACGCTCGTCGTCGACGAGGCGAACGCGACCGTTGACTACCGACTCACCGCGACCGACGAGAACGGCACGCAACGTGGGGAGAGCGATCTCTTCGAGGCCAACGAGACCGCCGAGTTCGAGTCGCTCGATCTCGAGCCGCCACTCTCCGAGAACGCGACGCTCGAGGTCGCCGTCACCGACGAGAACGGCACGGCACTGGCGAACGAGTCCGTCGAGTACACGGTCGACGGCGATCCGGCGACGTTCGAGGCGACGTTCCCCGGCTGTTCGCAGGCCGAGGTGACCGGCTCCTTCGAAGCGGGCGACAGGATCATCGTCGGCACCGCGTTCTACGAAAGTGGCGGCTTCGGCAACTCGATGGGCGAGTACGCCATCACGGTCGGCGAGGACCTCGAGGCGCCGTTCGAGGGGACGATCACCTACGAGACCGGCGACGACTTCACCGTCGCCGAGACGGCCGACGGCGCGACCGTCACGGTCCCCGAAGGCGATACGGGCGCCGTGATCACCGGCTTCGCGTCGCCCGAAGCGACGCCGGGATCGATCGACTATCTGAATCCGAATGCTAGCGAGTGTCTCGAGGAGATCCGGCCCGAACGGCCGAACATCAGCGTGGTGGAGACGACGCCGACCGAGGACGGAATCGCGGTCACCTTCGAGTACGAGAATCCAAACGAGGAATCGCTGGTGGCCGGCAGCGAGTTCGTCGAGGGAACCACGGACGACGAGCCACCGTCGGAACTCGAGCCCGGCAACGATTCGTTTACCGTCGACTGGACGCCCGAAACCGATGACGAACGGCTCGTCTGGGAGGTCGACATGAGCAACTACGACTACGAGGAGCCGCTGACCGCACAGACGGAGCCGGCCGGCGAGATCGATTCGAGCGAACCGACCGATCCCGCCGCGTTCACCGTCTCGATCGCCGGGACGAACGCGCCGGTCGAAGCGGGCGAGACCCTCGTAGTTGACGCCAACCTCGAGAACACCGGCGGAGAGAACGGTACGCAGGACGTCGAACTCGCGATCGACGGCGCGGTCGTCAACGAGACGCCGGTCTCGCTCGCGCCTACCGAATCTGAACTCGTGACGCTGACCGCCGAGACGATCACTCTCGAGCCCGGCGAGTACCCGGTCGCGGTCTCGAGCGAGAACGAGACCGCCGAGACCACCGTGACGATCGAGGAAGCCGAGGCCGCGGAGACGCCGACCGGCGCGGAGTCGACGGCGGACGGACCAGCGGACGCGGAACCGACTGCAGACGCTGACGAGCAGCCGGCGAACGCAACCGCCGAGCAGCCGACGGAGGAACAGCGCACGTCCGAAGACACCGTCTCGGCGGAGTCGGCCGGTTCGGAGCCGACGACGGACGGCTCACCGACGGAATCCGAACCGGAAGCGCCGACGGGAACGGAGACGACCGAATCGCCCGCCGGAACGGACGAGCCGTCCGTTTCCGACGGAGCCGGTTCGGGGGCCGACGCGAACGGCTCCGCGGTTGCTACGGAGTAA